The Halorussus gelatinilyticus genome contains the following window.
CAACGTTGACACCGAAACCGAATCAGTGTTTGGGTCGTCGGAGCGTCGCCGAGTCGGACGCTCGATGGTTCGAAATATGCGAACAGCGAGCCGAAACGCTATCCCTCGGGTCGCCGACTGTCTCCGACGGCGTCGGGCGGTTCCCCGCCGGTTTCGGAGTCAGGTCGTTCGCGGTCTTCGGACACGTCGTCACTTTCTCGTAGGAATCCGAGCACACCCCAGATTCGCTTCCGGCCGAAGAAAGCGACGAGGAGGGCGAGGAACGCGATGATGACCTCGATGTTCTGGATAACCCACTGGGCTATTAGTTCCGCGTGACATTCGACAGGACAGCGAACGTCGAACGTGAACTCGTCGGTCGCCAAACTCCGCAAATTCGGCGACATTCGAGTGATCCCGACGGTCGAACGCTCCCTCGGTAGCTTCTGTTCGGGAGAGATAGTCACGGGAACGTACTCCGTTGCGTCGGACTTGGCAGCCGGAATGAACGCGATAACGTCGTAGTTCGGAAAGAACATCGGTGCGTCCACGACTTCTACGGCCGGGTTGTGGAACTCGAACGACGTCGGCGTCTCGGAACGCACCTCGAATCCGAGCAGAATCCGGTCTCGCGGGTCGGCAACGACGCGAACGGTGAAGGTCATCGGCTGATTCCTCAGGACGCGACTCGACTCCGGTACGACCTCTATCGTTTCCGACGCTGACCGTGCGATAGGTGCCGTAATCTGCTCCGACTCGTCCACCGTGTCCCGAGACCGGTCTGCTGGTACGAACGCAATCGAGCTACCGACCAGTACGAAAAATAGGCAAACCGCGACGAAGGCCTTTGCGTTTGTCATACGTCTCCGCCGAGAGCAGGTTCCCGACTAGCGCTAGCGTTCGACGTGACAGAGTATCAACGCTCTGTAAGCAGCGAGACAGAATTTCCGACGAACCGACTACCCGAACACCTCGCCAATCGCGTCGTCCAGCACGCCCACCGCCTCCCGAACGTCGGACTCGTCGGCGCAGAGCGGCGGCGCGACGATGAGTTGGAACCCCGGTCTGCCGCCCCCGACCAGCACGCCCGCGTCCATCGCGGCCTCCTTCACCGCGGCGACCGGGTTGTCGTCGGTCTCGTTCCCTTCTCCCGCCCACGGGTCCACGTAGGGGTCGCCGGTCTCGGGTTCGGCGAACTCGACCGCCCAGAGGAACCCCCGGCCGCGCACCTCACTGACCGCCTCGTGGGCGTTGAGCGCGCGGAGTTCCGATTCGAGCGTCGGGGCGACCGACTCGACGTTGTCGAGGAGTCGGTCCTCGTAGACGTCCATCGCGGCGACCCCGGCGGCGCAGGCGACCGGGTGGCCGCCGAACGTCTGGCCCACGTCGATGCCCTCCTCGCGGAGCGACGCCCCGAGCGAGTCGCGGACGAGGACGCCCGCCAGCGGAGCGTACGCGCTGGTGACTCCCTTTGCAAACGTTATCATATCGGGCTGGACGCCCTCGGCCTCGATGCCGAACCAGTCGCCACAACGTCCGAAACCGGTGATGACTTCGTCGGAAATCAGGAGGACGTCGTACTCGTCGCAGAGGTCCCGGACGCGCTCGAAGTAGCCCGGCGGTGCGGGAAACGCCCCGCTGGTGCCGCCGACCGGTTCCATCAGGAGGGCGGCCACGGAGTCCGGGCCCTCGTTCCGAATTACGAATTCGAGGTGGTCGGCGGCCTTCTCGGTCAGCTCCTCGGGGCTCTCGGCGTCGAACGCCGCCGGAATCGGCGGGAGGAACTTGCCCGACCCGGAGGTCGCGGCGTAGCGTTCGACCGTGGCGCGGGTCTCTGGGTCGCCCGTGAGCGCCGCCGCGCCGTAGGTCGCGCCGTGGTACGACCGCCAGCGCGTCAGGACCTTCGGGGCGTCCTGCTCGGCGCGGGCGAACTGGACCGCCGCCTCGTTGGCCTCGCTTCCGGAGACGGCGAAGTACACGCCCGAGAGGTCGCCGGGCGCGACGTCGGCGAGTCGCGCCGCGAGTTCGGTTCTGGCGTCGTTGTGCTTCGACGAGGAGACGTAGGGAATCCGTCGGGCCTGTTCGGTCATCGCCTCGACGATGGTCTCCTCGCTGTGGCCGGCGTTGACGCAGTACAGTTGCGAGGCGAAGTCGAGGAACTGGGTTCCCTCGTCGTCGGAGACGCGCACGCCCTCGCCGCGGGTGATGGTCGGCACGTCGTCGCCGTCGGACCAGTGGGGGAGACTGCCGCTCGCGGGCGTCTCTCCGGCCGGCGTCGCGGGTCGCTCGCTTCCGGTCATACCACCGTGTCATCGGCCCCCGTGATAAGCGTTCCCGAACGAACAGGTCTCGTCGGATAGCTGTCAGGGCGGGAGGACCGACGATACGGCGGCGGCGGCCTCGGGCATCAAATCCGACGAGAGGACCAGATACGCGAGTCCGAACAGCAGGGCGTCGTAGAAGCCGTGGACCAGCATCGGAACGACCAGATTGTCGGTCCAGACGTAGAGGTAGCCGAGCAGAATCGAGAGACCGAACAGGATGGCGAGCGTCACCGAGACGGCGACCGGGTCCGGTGTCGCTATCCACGTCGTCGGCAGGTGGACCAGCGCGAACAGGACGCTGGTGAGGACGACCGCGGGGCCGCGCGAGAAGGCACCGTCGAGGTACGACTGGACGACGCCGCGGAAGAGGAACTCCTCGGCCGGGCCGATAACGACGACGGAGAGCGGGACCAGCAGGAGGAGCGTGGCGAGGACGCCCTCTCGAGCGAGTCGCGTGACCGAGTTGCCAGCGAGCGGAAGCCCGAGGGCCTGCACCCCGAGAATGGCGACGAGTCGGTACGCGAACAGCGCGACGGTTCCCGCGACGACGAATCCGAGCGCCCGGAGGCCGGGCGTCCGAATCCGGAAGAAGTCGAGTCCGTTGCCGGTCGCCCGGAGGAAGACGAGTCCGGCCGCGACGAACCCGAGTTCCGAGAGAACGAGCGCGACCGCGAACTCCGCGACTGTTCCCAGCGGGACGACGCTGACGGGAATCGACAGCAGGACGCCGAAGACGGCTCCGAGCGCCGTCAGCCCGGTGGCGACCCCGACTCGCCGGGCGGAATCGACCGATGGGTGAGACATCACGGATACTGACAACGGCCAGTGACAAGTACGTTTCCGGGGTCGAACCGCCAGCCAGTGTCGGCGTCGTCGCCGGGCGGAACGCCGACGAACGTTTAAACGGTGTGAAACCCTACTGGCGGATATGAAGTGGAAAGCAGACTGGGGACTTCGCGGGCGGATGGCCCTGACGATGTTCCTGCTGTTCGCGCTGTACGCCGTCTTCATTGGCATCTTGAGCACGCGGTTTACCAGCATGTTCGTTCCCGTGCTCCTGCTCGGAAGCTTCTCGCTCGTCCAGTTCTTCTTCAGCGACAAACTGACGCTGTGGAGCATGGGCGCGAAGGAGGTGACGGAAGACGAGTATCCCGACCTCCACCGGACGCTCGGCCGCCTCTCCCAGCAGGCCGACCTGCCGAAGCCGAAGGTCGCGGTCGTCGATAGCAAGGTTCCCAACGCGTTCGCCACGGGGCGCTCCCAGAAGAACGCCGCCGTCGCGGTCACGACCGGCCTGATGAACACGCTGGACGACGACGAGTTGGAGGGCGTGCTGGCCCACGAACTCGCCCACGTCAAGAACCGCGACATGATGGTGATGACCGTCGCGTCGTTCCTCTCGACCATCGCGTTCCTCGTGGTCCGGTGGGGCTGGTGGTTCGGCGGTGGCGGTGACAACCGGAATCAGGCCCCCGTGTGGGTCGCCATCGTCGCCTCGCTGGTGGTCTGGATAGTGAGTTTCCTCCTCATCCGGGCGCTCTCGCGCTACCGCGAGTTCTCGGCCGACCGGGGCGGCGCGACCATCACGGGCAAGCCGGC
Protein-coding sequences here:
- a CDS encoding aminotransferase family protein; this translates as MTGSERPATPAGETPASGSLPHWSDGDDVPTITRGEGVRVSDDEGTQFLDFASQLYCVNAGHSEETIVEAMTEQARRIPYVSSSKHNDARTELAARLADVAPGDLSGVYFAVSGSEANEAAVQFARAEQDAPKVLTRWRSYHGATYGAAALTGDPETRATVERYAATSGSGKFLPPIPAAFDAESPEELTEKAADHLEFVIRNEGPDSVAALLMEPVGGTSGAFPAPPGYFERVRDLCDEYDVLLISDEVITGFGRCGDWFGIEAEGVQPDMITFAKGVTSAYAPLAGVLVRDSLGASLREEGIDVGQTFGGHPVACAAGVAAMDVYEDRLLDNVESVAPTLESELRALNAHEAVSEVRGRGFLWAVEFAEPETGDPYVDPWAGEGNETDDNPVAAVKEAAMDAGVLVGGGRPGFQLIVAPPLCADESDVREAVGVLDDAIGEVFG
- the htpX gene encoding zinc metalloprotease HtpX, which produces MKWKADWGLRGRMALTMFLLFALYAVFIGILSTRFTSMFVPVLLLGSFSLVQFFFSDKLTLWSMGAKEVTEDEYPDLHRTLGRLSQQADLPKPKVAVVDSKVPNAFATGRSQKNAAVAVTTGLMNTLDDDELEGVLAHELAHVKNRDMMVMTVASFLSTIAFLVVRWGWWFGGGGDNRNQAPVWVAIVASLVVWIVSFLLIRALSRYREFSADRGGATITGKPAALASALMTIDGNMSKVPKEDIREQSEMNAFFIIPIKGDFIGKVFSTHPSTEKRVERLRELERQM
- a CDS encoding CPBP family intramembrane glutamic endopeptidase, which produces MSHPSVDSARRVGVATGLTALGAVFGVLLSIPVSVVPLGTVAEFAVALVLSELGFVAAGLVFLRATGNGLDFFRIRTPGLRALGFVVAGTVALFAYRLVAILGVQALGLPLAGNSVTRLAREGVLATLLLLVPLSVVVIGPAEEFLFRGVVQSYLDGAFSRGPAVVLTSVLFALVHLPTTWIATPDPVAVSVTLAILFGLSILLGYLYVWTDNLVVPMLVHGFYDALLFGLAYLVLSSDLMPEAAAAVSSVLPP